In the genome of Desulfuromonas sp. DDH964, one region contains:
- a CDS encoding TrkH family potassium uptake protein yields the protein MNSSLVIKTIKNLSPAQALVFYYALAILIGSLLLATPWAAHGTPLSLLDALFTATSAQCVTGLIVVDTGTKLTLFGQCVVLVLIQIGGLGIMTFSVYLFIYLKVGVSSRGRWIIHETLMHSPVSSWRELIRGIFLLTLGIEAVGALLLAFAFVPVLGFWDGIYSALFHSISAFCNAGFSLFSDSLVGFRDNPLVNLTVMALIILGGIGFLVIRELIEVGRTRSLKRSQRPKLSLHTKIVLVASSFLIVYGALMIAWLEGGNALAGMPFMEGFWTALFQSVTARTAGFNTIDLNAFRAPTVFLVIFLMFVGASPGSAGGGVKTTSMALFFAIFYSRLKGNQHTSLFRRTIPEEVITKGLALVLLAIILIALALFGLMIVQSSDLAHENMREFLGYTFEAFSAFGTVGLSIGATAKLNPMGKLIIILLMFVGRVGLLTMAFAIAGRVRRHAPRYAEENIMIG from the coding sequence ATGAACTCTTCCCTTGTGATCAAAACAATAAAAAACCTCTCGCCGGCCCAGGCGCTGGTTTTTTACTATGCCCTGGCCATACTGATCGGCAGCTTGCTGCTGGCCACCCCCTGGGCGGCCCATGGCACGCCCCTCTCGCTGCTCGATGCCCTGTTCACCGCGACCTCGGCCCAATGCGTGACCGGGCTGATCGTGGTCGATACCGGGACCAAACTCACCCTTTTCGGGCAATGCGTCGTGCTGGTACTGATCCAGATCGGGGGGCTGGGGATCATGACCTTCTCGGTCTACCTCTTCATTTACCTGAAGGTCGGGGTGAGCAGCCGGGGGCGCTGGATTATCCACGAGACCCTGATGCACTCCCCGGTCAGCTCCTGGCGGGAGCTGATCCGGGGCATTTTTCTGCTCACCCTGGGAATCGAGGCGGTTGGGGCACTGCTGCTCGCTTTCGCCTTTGTGCCGGTTCTCGGCTTCTGGGACGGGATCTACAGCGCCCTGTTCCATTCCATCTCCGCCTTCTGCAACGCCGGGTTTTCGCTCTTTTCCGACAGCCTGGTCGGGTTCCGCGACAACCCGCTGGTCAACCTGACCGTCATGGCGCTGATCATTCTCGGCGGGATCGGCTTTCTGGTCATCCGGGAGTTGATCGAGGTTGGCAGAACGCGATCCCTGAAACGCTCGCAACGACCGAAACTTTCCCTGCACACCAAGATCGTGCTGGTCGCCAGTTCGTTTCTGATCGTCTACGGCGCGCTGATGATCGCCTGGCTGGAGGGGGGGAATGCCCTCGCCGGCATGCCGTTCATGGAGGGATTCTGGACCGCCCTGTTTCAGTCGGTCACTGCCCGCACCGCTGGGTTCAACACCATCGATCTGAATGCGTTTCGCGCGCCGACCGTCTTCCTGGTCATCTTCCTGATGTTTGTCGGGGCGTCGCCGGGATCGGCGGGGGGGGGCGTCAAGACTACCAGCATGGCGCTCTTCTTCGCGATTTTCTATAGCCGGCTCAAGGGGAACCAGCATACCAGCCTGTTTCGGCGCACCATTCCCGAGGAGGTGATTACCAAAGGCTTGGCCCTGGTGCTGCTTGCCATCATCCTGATTGCCCTGGCGCTCTTCGGCCTGATGATCGTCCAAAGCTCTGACCTTGCCCATGAAAACATGCGGGAATTTCTGGGCTACACCTTCGAGGCCTTCTCCGCTTTCGGTACCGTCGGTTTGTCGATCGGGGCGACCGCCAAGCTGAACCCCATGGGCAAGCTCATCATCATCCTGCTGATGTTCGTCGGCCGGGTGGGTCTTCTGACCATGGCCTTCGCCATCGCCGGGCGTGTCCGGCGGCATGCCCCGCGCTACGCCGAAGAAAACATCATGATCGGATAA
- a CDS encoding potassium channel family protein: MKKKFCVIGLGNFGYHIVSTLYAEGHEVTAIDTDKEKVQAVKDVCDYAILGDAANKDFLASQGVQEMDAVVVSTGEHSHLSTLMTLYLKELKVPRIVVKAISEDHGRILDRVGATDVIYPEKDMAIRAARNLSSPNVLEFIPLAEDYSLSETAPPKHFLGKTLIDLDLRKKFHLTIIAIKDVLTDQFIPAPPPTYQIKDSDILVILGKTDDIDKALEVRK; the protein is encoded by the coding sequence ATGAAAAAGAAGTTTTGCGTCATTGGCCTGGGCAATTTCGGATATCACATCGTATCCACCCTGTACGCGGAAGGGCACGAGGTGACGGCGATCGACACCGACAAGGAGAAGGTCCAGGCGGTCAAGGATGTCTGCGACTACGCCATTCTGGGGGATGCCGCCAACAAGGATTTCCTGGCGTCGCAGGGTGTGCAGGAGATGGACGCGGTCGTGGTGTCAACGGGCGAGCATTCCCACCTCTCGACCCTGATGACCCTGTATCTCAAAGAGTTGAAGGTGCCGCGCATTGTGGTCAAGGCGATCAGCGAAGACCATGGTCGCATTCTCGACCGGGTCGGCGCCACCGATGTCATCTATCCGGAAAAGGACATGGCGATCCGCGCTGCCCGCAACCTGTCGAGCCCCAATGTCCTGGAATTCATTCCCCTCGCGGAAGACTACTCGCTCTCGGAGACCGCTCCCCCGAAACATTTCCTCGGCAAGACCCTGATCGACCTCGATCTGCGGAAAAAATTCCATCTCACCATCATCGCCATCAAGGATGTCCTGACTGACCAGTTCATCCCGGCCCCGCCCCCGACCTATCAGATCAAGGACAGCGACATCCTGGTCATTCTCGGGAAAACCGACGATATCGACAAGGCGCTGGAAGTCCGGAAGTAG
- a CDS encoding zinc ABC transporter substrate-binding protein produces the protein MPAPHLRLLLLLALFTPAASAVAAPQVVVTIKPLHALVAGVMAGVGTPTLLIPGAGSPHSYSLRPSDARELSRADLVVRISEDFETFLNRPLATLAAKARVLSVATLPGLKLLPAREGGVWESAAHHGEGTGADRHGHGELNLHLWLDPTNAEMIVAGVSALLAEIDPGNAESYRANAGHLRQRLTALDQELRKQLQAVAGLPYIVFHDAFPYFEARYGLSPAGAISVSPERTPGARRLSEIRNRIKQVGARCVFSEPQFEPRLATLLTAGTGARTGILDPLGADLAAGPEAYFTLLRTLAANLVTGLSPPGTGPGK, from the coding sequence ATGCCCGCCCCCCACCTTCGCCTCCTGCTGTTGCTGGCCCTCTTCACCCCGGCGGCCAGCGCCGTTGCCGCGCCGCAGGTGGTGGTCACCATCAAGCCCCTCCACGCCCTGGTCGCCGGCGTCATGGCCGGGGTCGGCACACCGACCCTCCTGATCCCCGGCGCCGGGTCCCCCCACAGCTACAGCCTGCGCCCCTCCGACGCCCGCGAACTGAGCCGGGCCGATCTGGTGGTCCGCATCTCGGAAGATTTCGAGACCTTTCTCAACCGCCCCCTCGCCACCCTGGCGGCAAAGGCACGGGTCCTTTCTGTCGCTACCCTGCCGGGGCTCAAGCTGCTGCCGGCCCGGGAAGGCGGGGTCTGGGAGAGCGCCGCACACCACGGCGAAGGGACCGGGGCGGATCGCCACGGTCACGGCGAGCTGAACCTGCACCTCTGGCTCGATCCGACCAATGCCGAGATGATCGTCGCCGGGGTATCAGCTCTGCTTGCCGAAATCGACCCCGGTAACGCCGAGAGCTACCGCGCCAATGCCGGCCACCTCCGGCAACGGCTGACCGCTCTCGACCAGGAGCTGCGGAAGCAGCTGCAAGCGGTCGCCGGCCTCCCCTATATCGTCTTTCACGACGCCTTCCCCTACTTCGAGGCACGTTACGGCCTCAGCCCCGCCGGCGCCATCAGCGTCAGTCCCGAACGGACCCCCGGCGCCCGCCGCCTCAGCGAAATCCGCAACCGCATCAAACAGGTCGGGGCTCGTTGCGTCTTCAGCGAGCCCCAGTTCGAGCCGCGACTGGCGACCCTCCTCACCGCAGGGACCGGTGCCCGCACCGGCATCCTCGACCCCCTCGGCGCCGACCTTGCGGCCGGGCCCGAGGCCTACTTCACGCTGCTGCGCACTCTCGCCGCCAACCTGGTCACCGGCCTCTCTCCACCAGGAACCGGGCCCGGCAAATAA
- a CDS encoding Fur family transcriptional regulator produces MTTSKGLACAGERHDTCIDRAMTAAERLCRERGLRLTPLRRQVLELIWGSHRPIGAYALLEKLRERWGRTAPPTVYRALEFLQGQGLVHRLASLNAFAGCARPGQPHAGQFLICASCQNLTEIDDPQLHGAIADSAGAAGFTVQHPTVELLGLCAACRKEGEI; encoded by the coding sequence ATGACGACCAGCAAGGGATTGGCCTGCGCCGGCGAGCGCCATGACACGTGTATCGACCGCGCCATGACAGCGGCCGAACGGCTCTGCCGCGAACGCGGCCTGCGACTGACGCCGCTGCGGCGCCAGGTACTGGAGCTGATCTGGGGAAGCCACCGGCCGATCGGCGCCTATGCGCTGCTCGAAAAACTGCGGGAGCGTTGGGGCCGGACGGCACCGCCGACGGTCTACCGGGCCCTCGAGTTTCTCCAGGGGCAGGGACTGGTCCACCGCCTCGCCTCCCTCAACGCCTTTGCCGGCTGTGCCCGCCCCGGGCAGCCCCATGCCGGCCAGTTCCTGATCTGTGCCTCCTGCCAGAACCTGACCGAGATCGACGACCCGCAGCTGCATGGCGCTATCGCCGACAGCGCCGGGGCGGCCGGTTTTACCGTCCAGCATCCGACCGTCGAACTCCTCGGCCTCTGCGCCGCCTGCCGGAAGGAGGGGGAAATATGA